The proteins below come from a single Halobacillus salinarum genomic window:
- a CDS encoding twin-arginine translocase TatA/TatE family subunit — protein sequence MLSSIGIPGLILITVIALVIFGPKKLPEIGKAAGQTLKEFKKSARDLTGDVNNEISSAKKSLDVTKDQQK from the coding sequence ATGCTATCTAGTATAGGAATCCCGGGATTGATTTTAATTACAGTGATTGCCCTTGTTATTTTCGGCCCGAAAAAACTTCCTGAAATTGGAAAGGCAGCCGGTCAAACGCTGAAAGAGTTTAAGAAATCAGCTCGTGATTTAACTGGAGATGTAAATAACGAAATTTCCAGTGCGAAGAAATCATTGGACGTGACTAAGGACCAGCAAAAATAA
- a CDS encoding YozE family protein encodes MRSFYHYMMRYRGNKENNDDKKLADWMFEDHSFPKQAKTYDEISSYLEWNIPFTNALSVFDKLYEAYLTEES; translated from the coding sequence GTGAGATCTTTTTACCACTATATGATGCGTTATCGCGGAAACAAGGAAAACAATGACGACAAAAAATTGGCTGACTGGATGTTTGAAGATCATAGTTTTCCGAAACAGGCGAAAACCTATGATGAAATAAGCAGTTATTTAGAATGGAATATTCCGTTCACGAATGCTTTATCCGTTTTTGACAAATTATATGAAGCTTATCTAACTGAAGAGTCCTGA
- a CDS encoding exonuclease SbcCD subunit D, which produces MKILHTADWHLGKIVHYLHMTEDQRFILNEFLSIVKRVKPDAVIIAGDLYDRSIPPKEAVELLNQVLTRLTNELAVPVLAISGNHDSPDRLEFGAELFRKQGLYLETKLKKNREPITLYDDDGPVHFHLIPYLEPAEVAYVFEDDRIKTHHQAAEQLIKDIHDRFNMAERHIWVGHAFLAGGMETDSEERLSMIGGSPYVEAGLFQSFTYTALGHLHQPQQVTSPSIRYSGSILKYSFSEARHHKSVTLVELPPEGRPIIDKIPLVPMRDFEIVEGYFEELMKGEAASSMENYLHIRLLDDGQLIDPMGKLRKIYPNILYLERKNVARDQQLSELNKMKERQQMSHLDLIASFYEELKGTSMPEERKHLVQQAIAALKETERGR; this is translated from the coding sequence GTGAAGATTTTACATACTGCCGACTGGCACTTAGGAAAAATTGTGCATTATCTTCATATGACAGAAGATCAAAGATTTATATTGAATGAGTTTCTTTCCATTGTGAAACGTGTAAAGCCTGATGCTGTCATCATTGCGGGGGATTTATATGACAGATCCATTCCTCCAAAGGAAGCAGTGGAATTATTAAATCAAGTCTTAACGAGACTTACAAATGAGCTTGCAGTTCCTGTACTTGCGATTTCCGGAAATCATGACAGCCCCGATCGTTTGGAATTTGGGGCTGAATTATTCCGTAAGCAAGGTCTTTATCTTGAAACAAAGTTAAAAAAGAACCGCGAACCTATAACTCTTTATGATGATGACGGCCCCGTACACTTCCATTTGATTCCGTACCTGGAGCCGGCGGAAGTCGCATACGTCTTTGAAGATGACCGTATTAAGACGCACCACCAGGCAGCGGAACAATTAATTAAGGATATCCACGACAGGTTTAATATGGCTGAACGGCATATATGGGTCGGTCATGCATTCTTGGCAGGAGGGATGGAAACCGACTCGGAAGAAAGACTTTCCATGATTGGAGGCAGCCCTTATGTTGAGGCAGGCTTGTTTCAATCATTTACCTATACCGCCCTCGGCCATTTGCATCAGCCCCAGCAAGTAACCAGCCCTTCTATTCGCTACAGTGGGTCCATATTGAAGTATTCTTTTTCGGAAGCCCGTCATCATAAATCAGTTACGTTAGTCGAGCTTCCACCTGAAGGACGTCCAATTATTGATAAAATCCCTCTTGTTCCTATGAGAGACTTTGAAATTGTAGAAGGATATTTTGAAGAGCTCATGAAAGGAGAGGCAGCTTCCTCGATGGAAAATTACCTTCATATTAGGCTTTTAGACGACGGCCAGTTAATTGATCCGATGGGGAAGCTCCGGAAAATTTATCCGAATATTTTATATTTAGAACGCAAAAACGTTGCGAGAGACCAGCAGCTTAGTGAATTAAATAAAATGAAAGAACGGCAGCAAATGTCCCATTTGGATTTGATCGCTTCCTTTTATGAAGAACTGAAGGGGACTTCGATGCCGGAAGAACGAAAACATTTAGTACAGCAGGCAATAGCAGCCCTTAAAGAAACGGAAAGGGGTAGATAG
- the tatC gene encoding twin-arginine translocase subunit TatC, with the protein MSEHNDTVDLEMNVTDHLSELRKRIIWTLAAFVVFFIIGFVYYRRIYAFFVDGLPFNLHVTSPGEIIWIYFTMATIVALVGTLPFLCLQIWLFVKPALTPKEQKVSLAYVPAIFLLFLAGLCFGYVVFIKLILPFLLSLNQGMFTEIFTVDRYFKFLFRVTIPFAVLFEIPILTMFLTSLGVVNPHFLVKVRKYAYFVLVIIGTIISPPDFILQLVVAVPLILLYEISIMLSRIVYRKKIKNHQEFMESSD; encoded by the coding sequence ATGTCTGAACACAATGATACAGTTGATCTGGAAATGAATGTCACGGACCATCTCAGCGAGTTACGGAAAAGAATCATTTGGACCCTCGCTGCGTTTGTCGTTTTTTTCATTATCGGGTTTGTTTATTACCGGAGGATTTATGCTTTCTTTGTAGATGGCCTTCCGTTTAATCTCCACGTGACAAGTCCGGGTGAAATAATTTGGATTTATTTTACAATGGCGACGATTGTAGCGCTCGTAGGGACTCTCCCTTTTTTGTGTTTGCAGATCTGGCTGTTCGTAAAACCGGCGCTCACGCCGAAGGAACAAAAAGTATCGCTTGCGTATGTGCCGGCCATCTTTTTGCTTTTTCTTGCAGGTTTATGCTTTGGTTACGTCGTGTTTATCAAACTGATTCTGCCTTTTCTTCTTTCATTAAATCAAGGAATGTTCACGGAAATTTTTACGGTAGACCGTTATTTTAAGTTTTTGTTCCGGGTAACGATTCCCTTTGCTGTTTTGTTTGAGATTCCGATTCTTACGATGTTTTTAACAAGTCTGGGAGTAGTCAATCCCCACTTTCTCGTTAAAGTTAGAAAGTACGCTTATTTCGTTCTTGTAATTATTGGAACAATTATCTCTCCACCTGACTTTATTCTGCAATTGGTCGTCGCTGTACCTCTCATTCTTTTATATGAAATCAGTATTATGCTATCAAGGATTGTTTATCGGAAGAAAATTAAAAACCACCAGGAGTTTATGGAGAGTTCAGATTGA
- the tatA gene encoding twin-arginine translocase TatA/TatE family subunit — MLSNIGVPGLILILIIALVIFGPSKLPEIGKAFGSSLKEFKKATGDMMSDGDDEDNKNKKDKQV; from the coding sequence ATGTTGTCTAATATCGGGGTACCAGGCCTGATTTTAATTTTAATTATTGCTCTCGTCATTTTTGGACCATCAAAACTGCCTGAGATCGGAAAAGCTTTCGGCAGTTCGTTAAAGGAATTTAAAAAAGCGACGGGTGACATGATGTCTGATGGCGATGATGAAGATAACAAAAATAAAAAAGACAAGCAGGTATAA